One region of Candidatus Peribacteraceae bacterium genomic DNA includes:
- a CDS encoding nicotinamide mononucleotide transporter: protein MWDIIAQISISIFGAISVFLVARNNRWGWVMGLAMQPFWLITSYQHEQWGVFFVSFLYLGTWAYGTYRWFFLKKEPSR from the coding sequence ATGTGGGACATCATCGCTCAAATCTCCATCTCGATTTTCGGCGCCATCTCCGTGTTCCTCGTCGCACGCAATAACCGCTGGGGATGGGTCATGGGGCTGGCCATGCAGCCGTTCTGGCTGATCACCTCCTACCAGCATGAGCAGTGGGGCGTATTCTTCGTGAGCTTCCTGTACCTGGGAACCTGGGCATACGGAACGTACCGGTGGTTCTTCCTGAAGAAGGAGCCCTCACGCTAG
- a CDS encoding type II toxin-antitoxin system Phd/YefM family antitoxin, translating into MNKTFTATDARKNFFALLKMAKTPGVYVKIIHEGDKGYVLMSEDEFEGWMETLDIMSDPEEVAAIQEGMREKERGEVVSLEEVHKQLGL; encoded by the coding sequence ATGAATAAAACCTTCACAGCAACGGATGCGCGGAAGAATTTCTTTGCCCTCCTCAAGATGGCAAAGACCCCCGGCGTGTACGTCAAAATTATCCACGAGGGTGATAAGGGATATGTCCTGATGAGTGAAGATGAATTTGAGGGGTGGATGGAAACCTTGGACATCATGTCTGATCCCGAAGAGGTTGCCGCCATTCAAGAGGGGATGAGGGAGAAGGAGAGGGGCGAGGTGGTTAGCCTGGAGGAAGTCCACAAACAGCTCGGCCTATGA
- a CDS encoding response regulator, producing the protein MATRTSSSQKILIVEDERPLAHALELKLKREGFDVTVCLTGPEGMKEAITGKYSIILLDIIMPEVDGFALLQEMSKKKVKTPVLVLSNLGLDEDKQKAKGLGVIDYFVKANTPIANIVKRVKAALE; encoded by the coding sequence ATGGCTACACGCACATCAAGTTCCCAGAAAATCCTCATCGTGGAGGACGAGCGGCCGCTCGCCCACGCACTGGAGCTCAAGCTCAAGCGCGAGGGGTTCGACGTCACCGTTTGTCTCACCGGCCCCGAAGGCATGAAGGAAGCCATTACGGGGAAGTACTCCATCATCCTCCTGGACATCATCATGCCGGAGGTGGACGGGTTTGCGCTTCTCCAGGAGATGTCCAAGAAGAAGGTCAAGACGCCCGTGCTTGTGCTCAGCAACCTGGGCCTCGACGAGGACAAGCAGAAGGCCAAGGGGCTCGGCGTCATCGATTACTTCGTCAAAGCCAACACGCCCATTGCGAACATCGTGAAGCGCGTCAAAGCGGCGCTCGAGTGA
- a CDS encoding prepilin peptidase: MLSPQVFPLATSVLYFILGLAFGSFGTVLVTRIPEGRSIMGRSHCVRCGKTLGALELIPLLSFAFLRGQCGSCAARIPWLYPLIEFFSGLLFVLALFLEGFAFLPATLLALTLWSFFLVTVMDAQTGYVSDYLSFPFLALGVAYAFFSPPLQLAAPLIGAGVFAVQWGVSRGFWVGSGDIIVGAAMGFLLRDWRLLVVALFLSYIIGTLVAVTLMLLKIKSLKDRMVFVPFLFVGTLLTMLFGYTILDWYAL; encoded by the coding sequence ATGCTCTCCCCCCAGGTCTTCCCGCTAGCGACTTCGGTGCTGTACTTCATCTTGGGGCTGGCGTTCGGGAGCTTCGGCACGGTGCTCGTCACACGCATCCCGGAGGGGCGCAGCATCATGGGGCGCTCGCATTGCGTGCGGTGCGGCAAGACGCTGGGAGCGCTGGAATTGATCCCCCTCCTCAGTTTCGCATTCCTGCGCGGGCAGTGCGGATCCTGCGCGGCGCGCATCCCCTGGCTGTATCCCCTCATCGAGTTCTTCTCGGGTTTGCTCTTCGTCCTCGCCCTGTTCCTGGAAGGCTTCGCCTTCCTCCCCGCCACACTCCTCGCTCTCACGCTGTGGTCCTTCTTCCTCGTGACCGTGATGGACGCGCAGACCGGCTACGTCTCCGATTACCTCTCCTTCCCCTTCCTGGCGCTGGGCGTGGCGTACGCGTTCTTCTCTCCGCCGCTGCAGCTGGCGGCCCCCCTCATCGGCGCGGGCGTCTTTGCGGTGCAGTGGGGGGTGAGCCGCGGGTTCTGGGTGGGGAGCGGGGACATCATCGTGGGGGCGGCTATGGGGTTCCTCCTGCGCGATTGGCGCTTGCTCGTGGTGGCGCTCTTCCTCTCCTACATCATCGGGACCCTGGTGGCGGTCACGCTCATGCTGCTCAAGATCAAGAGCCTGAAGGACAGGATGGTGTTCGTGCCGTTCCTTTTTGTGGGGACGCTCCTTACGATGCTGTTCGGGTATACGATTCTGGATTGGTATGCCCTCTGA
- the pyrB gene encoding aspartate carbamoyltransferase has translation MALNFQHLTSTKQLSRRDADAILQHARLMERYLKEGAKEPRLPGKILAALFYEPSTRTRLSFETAMLRLGGQVITADGFQFSSLYKGESIEDTIIMVSQYADIIAMRHPEQGSADRAAAVSKVPFVNAGDGPGQHPTQALLDLLTIERERGKIDGLRIAMVGDLKFGRTVHSLTFLLGLYNNVEFTYVSPSELVVPEKVTHFLQEKKIAYTETENFDAALECDVLYMTRIQQERFTDRSEYERLKDSYVLRADQLKGRNVSVLHPLPRIGEITTDVDALPNAAYFRQAKNGVLIRMALLDMLLQKGA, from the coding sequence ATGGCGCTGAACTTCCAGCACCTTACCTCAACTAAACAACTCTCACGGAGGGATGCGGACGCCATTCTTCAGCATGCCCGCCTCATGGAGCGGTACTTGAAGGAGGGGGCAAAGGAACCGCGCTTGCCGGGCAAGATCCTCGCCGCGCTCTTCTACGAACCCAGCACGCGCACGCGTCTCAGCTTCGAAACGGCCATGCTCCGCCTCGGCGGCCAGGTGATCACGGCGGACGGGTTCCAGTTCAGCTCCCTCTATAAGGGGGAGAGCATCGAGGACACCATCATCATGGTCAGCCAGTACGCGGACATCATCGCCATGCGCCACCCCGAGCAGGGATCGGCGGACCGCGCGGCGGCCGTCTCCAAGGTCCCCTTCGTCAACGCGGGCGACGGTCCCGGCCAGCATCCCACGCAGGCGCTCCTGGACCTCCTCACCATCGAGCGCGAGCGCGGCAAGATCGACGGCCTGCGGATCGCCATGGTGGGTGACCTCAAGTTCGGACGGACGGTGCACTCCCTCACGTTCCTCCTCGGGCTCTATAACAACGTGGAGTTCACATACGTTTCGCCCTCGGAACTGGTGGTGCCGGAGAAGGTGACGCACTTCCTCCAGGAGAAGAAGATCGCCTACACGGAAACCGAGAACTTCGATGCCGCGCTGGAGTGCGACGTCCTCTACATGACGCGCATCCAGCAGGAGCGCTTCACGGACCGCTCCGAGTACGAGCGGCTCAAGGACAGCTACGTGCTGCGCGCCGACCAGCTCAAAGGCCGAAACGTGAGCGTGTTGCACCCGCTGCCCCGCATCGGCGAGATCACCACCGACGTGGACGCGCTCCCCAATGCCGCCTACTTCCGCCAGGCCAAGAACGGCGTCCTCATCCGCATGGCCTTGCTGGACATGCTGCTTCAGAAGGGGGCGTAA
- a CDS encoding HAD family phosphatase, with the protein MKYSAILFDLDGTLVHSIDLYASAMRETFAEAGVDLSEAQFRSSYGSGLKLKDWLVTYGLPEASVDTIRTARDKRYVKLLREQAEWIRGAEDLLTALKGAHPLGLITGSWMSYVDAIDERLSVKPYFRHIVTAEHVGDFPKPHPHGLLLAADRLGVEPERCLYVGDQLFDVDAAKAAGMASCCIRGAYTPSEALERADVVVENLGDVWKVIG; encoded by the coding sequence ATGAAATATTCCGCCATCCTCTTCGATCTCGACGGCACGCTCGTCCATTCCATCGACCTCTACGCCAGCGCCATGCGGGAGACGTTCGCGGAGGCCGGCGTGGATCTTTCGGAGGCGCAGTTCCGGAGCTCCTATGGGTCGGGATTGAAGTTGAAGGACTGGCTGGTGACGTACGGGCTCCCCGAAGCGTCCGTGGACACCATACGCACGGCGCGCGACAAGCGCTACGTGAAGCTGCTACGGGAACAGGCGGAGTGGATCCGGGGCGCGGAGGACCTCCTCACCGCGCTCAAGGGGGCACATCCGCTCGGGCTCATCACCGGCTCGTGGATGAGCTACGTGGACGCCATCGATGAGCGGCTTTCCGTGAAGCCCTACTTCCGGCACATCGTCACCGCGGAACACGTGGGCGACTTCCCCAAGCCCCATCCCCACGGCCTCCTCCTCGCGGCGGACCGCCTGGGCGTGGAACCGGAGCGGTGCCTGTACGTGGGGGACCAGCTCTTCGACGTGGATGCAGCCAAGGCGGCCGGCATGGCGAGCTGCTGCATCCGCGGCGCCTACACGCCCTCCGAGGCGCTCGAACGGGCGGATGTGGTGGTGGAGAATCTTGGCGACGTTTGGAAGGTGATCGGGTGA
- the recR gene encoding recombination mediator RecR, which yields MALLPPQIQRTIEEFSKLPGIGPKSAERLTFHLLRSGKANPETLGKALLDLKQELKYCRTCQMVTLQEECEVCRGSGRDRSQVLVVEDPLDVIAFEKVGYRGLYHVLHGVLSPIDGMGPEQLKLRELVDRARSGEIKEVIVATNPDVEGEATATYIRTQLAPYVPAVTRLAHGLPMGADIGFADQVTLREAIDGRRSL from the coding sequence ATGGCTCTCTTGCCTCCCCAAATCCAGCGGACGATCGAGGAATTTTCCAAGCTCCCCGGCATCGGGCCCAAGAGCGCGGAGCGGCTCACGTTCCACCTGCTACGCAGCGGCAAAGCGAACCCCGAGACGCTGGGGAAGGCGCTGCTCGATCTCAAGCAGGAACTCAAGTACTGCCGCACGTGCCAAATGGTCACGCTGCAGGAGGAGTGCGAGGTGTGCCGCGGGTCCGGCCGCGACCGTTCGCAGGTCTTGGTGGTGGAAGATCCCCTCGACGTCATCGCATTCGAGAAGGTCGGCTACCGCGGCCTGTACCACGTCCTCCACGGCGTGCTCTCGCCCATCGACGGCATGGGCCCCGAGCAGCTCAAGCTCCGCGAGCTGGTCGACCGCGCGCGGAGCGGCGAGATCAAAGAAGTGATCGTGGCCACGAACCCCGACGTGGAAGGGGAGGCGACCGCCACGTACATCCGTACGCAGCTCGCCCCCTACGTCCCCGCGGTCACCCGCCTGGCGCACGGGCTCCCCATGGGCGCGGACATCGGTTTTGCGGATCAAGTCACCCTCCGCGAGGCGATCGACGGGAGGAGGAGCTTATGA
- the pyrC gene encoding dihydroorotase: MIPEMNTAVLPGLIDMHVHLREPGLTHKGDMETETRAALAGGITTVCDMPNAVPPTVTVAALEEKAERAARIKDVDIRFYFGVTAKEHLEELWKLCTDPALMRLRMRCCGVKLFLDHSTGNQKIDPALAEEVLTYCAEQGMVAVCHCEDAEINAAAAKACVGEEGVEAHSMMRPPESEEAAVRFLLALSRKTGAHVHPTHVSTAAALALIREAKEEKVRVTCDVAPHHLFLTADDYPSLGTLGKMNPPLRTAEDQAALWEGIADGTVDCIATDHAPHTLEEKKNPDPLQAPSGVPGVETMLPLLLTVAAGNWPGYNLQPTPYNLSLDDIRRLCFENPNRILSLGKSDASALTINTDEEWVIRGKELHSKCGWTPYEGWKVRGKVMG; the protein is encoded by the coding sequence ATGATCCCCGAGATGAACACAGCCGTACTGCCGGGCTTGATCGACATGCACGTCCATCTGCGGGAGCCGGGGCTCACGCACAAGGGGGATATGGAGACGGAAACGCGTGCGGCGCTCGCGGGGGGCATCACCACCGTCTGCGACATGCCCAATGCCGTTCCTCCCACCGTCACCGTCGCGGCGCTGGAGGAGAAGGCGGAGCGTGCCGCGCGGATCAAGGACGTGGACATCCGTTTCTACTTCGGCGTCACGGCGAAGGAACACCTGGAGGAACTGTGGAAGCTCTGCACCGATCCCGCGCTCATGCGTCTGCGTATGCGTTGCTGCGGCGTCAAACTGTTCCTGGACCACTCCACGGGGAACCAGAAGATCGATCCCGCGCTCGCAGAGGAGGTCCTCACGTACTGCGCGGAACAGGGGATGGTGGCGGTGTGCCACTGCGAAGATGCGGAGATCAATGCTGCGGCTGCAAAGGCGTGCGTGGGGGAAGAAGGCGTGGAAGCGCACTCCATGATGCGTCCGCCCGAGAGCGAGGAAGCCGCCGTCCGGTTCCTTCTCGCTCTCTCCCGCAAGACGGGCGCGCACGTGCACCCCACGCATGTCTCCACCGCGGCGGCCCTCGCGCTCATCCGCGAAGCGAAGGAAGAGAAGGTGCGTGTTACGTGCGATGTTGCGCCCCACCATCTCTTCCTCACCGCCGATGATTATCCTTCCCTCGGCACACTGGGGAAGATGAACCCGCCGCTGCGCACGGCGGAAGACCAAGCGGCGCTGTGGGAGGGGATCGCCGACGGTACGGTCGATTGCATCGCCACGGACCATGCGCCGCACACGCTCGAGGAGAAGAAGAACCCCGATCCGCTCCAAGCGCCCAGCGGCGTCCCCGGCGTGGAGACCATGCTGCCTCTCTTGCTCACTGTTGCGGCAGGAAACTGGCCGGGCTACAACCTACAACCTACCCCCTACAACCTCTCGTTGGATGACATTCGCCGCCTCTGCTTTGAGAATCCCAATCGGATCCTTTCCCTTGGGAAGAGCGACGCGTCCGCCCTCACCATCAACACCGACGAAGAGTGGGTGATCCGCGGCAAGGAGTTGCACTCGAAGTGCGGGTGGACCCCGTACGAAGGGTGGAAGGTGAGGGGGAAGGTGATGGGGTAG
- a CDS encoding type II toxin-antitoxin system RelE/ParE family toxin, producing the protein MTRRARKELQSLPAKDRERVVAAMGSLGTDPFQGKKLQGEWEGKWSLRVWPYRIIYTVEKEIVTVTVLRVGHRRDAYR; encoded by the coding sequence ATGACCCGGCGCGCGCGGAAGGAGTTACAATCCCTCCCTGCCAAGGACCGGGAGCGCGTGGTGGCGGCGATGGGCTCTCTGGGGACGGATCCCTTCCAGGGGAAGAAGCTCCAGGGCGAATGGGAAGGGAAGTGGTCCCTGCGTGTCTGGCCGTACCGCATCATCTATACGGTTGAGAAGGAGATCGTGACCGTCACCGTCCTGCGTGTCGGTCATCGGAGGGATGCATACCGCTAG
- a CDS encoding bifunctional phosphoribosylaminoimidazolecarboxamide formyltransferase/inosine monophosphate cyclohydrolase yields MTKRALLSVSDKAGLEDLGKGLQKLKFHIISTGGTARFLREKGVEVTDVSDVTKFPECFSGRVKTLHPLIAGGILFERRNEEHRRQAKELGIEPIDVVVVNLYPFAQTVNDPSKTREEAVEQIDIGGPTLLREAAKNHRDVTVVCDPGDYGRVVRELEANGETTEQLRRELAAKVFLHTAAYDEKIAEYLSEGTYRGVMLTGGTPLRYGENPHQWGKYYTLFDSLSPLPPPPVGEGEHARSIQTTTEQHTSPSPLGGRARVEGWGILLQGKPLSYLNILDADGAWSAVHDFSDPTAVLVKHATPSGIASHPDITEAFQRAYDADRLSAFGVIIALNRTCTAAIIQKLIDQKIFTEVIVAPEYEPQALELLKKKPNLRVIKQHNGERMKGRVLYRSVMGGMLVQESDSRVVTEKDLTTVTKVKPTAEQVRDLLFAWRAVKSAKSNAIVFAKDQVTVGIGSGQTSRVDATWIAAKRAGENCQGAVMASDAFFPFPDSVEEAAKHGIAAIIQPGGSVRDAEVFAKAEELGMVMVTTGIRAFRH; encoded by the coding sequence ATGACGAAGCGCGCCCTCCTTTCCGTGTCGGACAAAGCAGGTCTCGAAGACCTGGGAAAGGGCTTACAGAAGCTTAAATTCCACATCATTTCCACGGGAGGAACCGCGCGTTTTTTGCGGGAGAAAGGGGTGGAGGTGACGGACGTTTCCGACGTGACCAAGTTCCCCGAGTGCTTCTCCGGCAGGGTGAAGACCCTGCACCCCCTCATTGCGGGCGGCATACTGTTCGAGCGCAGGAACGAGGAGCACCGCAGGCAGGCGAAAGAGTTGGGGATAGAGCCGATCGACGTGGTGGTGGTGAACCTGTATCCGTTCGCCCAAACCGTGAACGATCCGAGCAAGACGAGGGAGGAGGCTGTTGAGCAAATCGACATCGGCGGGCCCACCCTCCTGCGTGAGGCGGCGAAGAACCACAGGGACGTGACGGTCGTGTGCGACCCGGGTGATTACGGACGCGTCGTACGGGAGCTGGAAGCGAACGGAGAAACCACCGAACAGCTCCGGCGGGAACTCGCCGCGAAGGTGTTCCTCCACACCGCCGCGTACGACGAGAAGATCGCCGAGTACCTTTCGGAAGGGACCTACCGCGGCGTGATGCTCACGGGAGGAACGCCGCTGCGGTACGGGGAGAACCCGCACCAGTGGGGGAAATATTACACGTTGTTCGATTCCCTCTCCCCCCTACCCCCTCCCCCGGTGGGGGAAGGGGAGCACGCTCGAAGCATTCAAACAACAACAGAACAACACACATCCCCTTCCCCCCTTGGGGGAAGGGCTAGGGTAGAGGGATGGGGCATCCTCTTACAGGGGAAACCTCTGAGTTATCTGAACATCCTGGACGCCGACGGCGCATGGTCCGCGGTGCATGACTTTTCCGACCCCACCGCCGTCCTCGTGAAGCACGCGACCCCCTCGGGCATCGCATCCCACCCGGACATCACCGAGGCGTTCCAGCGCGCGTACGACGCCGACCGTCTTTCCGCCTTCGGCGTGATCATCGCGCTCAACAGGACGTGCACGGCCGCCATCATCCAAAAACTGATCGACCAGAAGATCTTCACGGAGGTGATCGTGGCGCCGGAGTACGAGCCGCAAGCCCTGGAACTGCTCAAGAAGAAGCCGAACCTGCGCGTGATCAAGCAGCACAACGGCGAGCGTATGAAAGGCCGGGTCCTCTACCGCTCCGTGATGGGCGGAATGCTGGTGCAGGAGAGCGATTCGCGCGTGGTGACGGAGAAGGACCTGACGACGGTGACCAAGGTGAAGCCGACCGCGGAGCAAGTGCGCGACCTCCTCTTCGCGTGGCGCGCGGTGAAGAGCGCCAAATCGAACGCCATCGTGTTCGCCAAAGACCAGGTGACGGTCGGCATCGGCTCCGGTCAGACGAGCAGGGTGGATGCGACGTGGATTGCGGCCAAGAGGGCGGGAGAGAATTGTCAGGGCGCGGTGATGGCCAGCGACGCCTTCTTCCCCTTCCCCGATTCCGTGGAGGAGGCCGCCAAGCACGGCATCGCGGCCATCATCCAACCGGGTGGCTCCGTGCGCGACGCCGAAGTGTTCGCCAAAGCGGAGGAGCTGGGAATGGTGATGGTCACCACGGGGATACGGGCATTTCGCCATTAA
- the smpB gene encoding SsrA-binding protein SmpB, whose protein sequence is MKVVAENRRARFDYEILDTVEAGVVLTGQEAKSCRAGNISLAGSYISFLGGKPVLKKASIAAYKFALPLPEYDPLRDRPLLLRKNEAHKIEVASEEKGMAVIPLEVRAGRFIKILLGIGRGRKRIDKRQRIKERETGRRLREGREI, encoded by the coding sequence ATGAAAGTGGTCGCGGAAAACCGCCGGGCGCGCTTTGACTACGAGATCCTGGATACCGTGGAGGCCGGAGTGGTCCTCACCGGGCAGGAAGCCAAGAGCTGCCGCGCGGGGAACATCAGCCTGGCCGGCTCGTACATCTCCTTCCTCGGAGGCAAGCCCGTCCTCAAGAAGGCGAGCATCGCGGCGTACAAGTTCGCGCTGCCGCTCCCGGAGTACGACCCGTTGCGGGACCGTCCGCTCCTCCTCCGCAAGAACGAGGCGCACAAGATAGAGGTGGCGTCCGAGGAGAAAGGGATGGCGGTGATACCGCTGGAGGTGCGGGCGGGGCGGTTCATCAAAATTCTCCTGGGGATCGGGCGGGGGAGGAAGAGGATAGACAAGAGGCAGAGGATCAAGGAGAGGGAGACGGGGAGGAGATTGAGGGAGGGGAGGGAAATCTGA
- a CDS encoding adenylyltransferase/cytidyltransferase family protein, with amino-acid sequence MRVLVFGTFDGLHPGHRYFLSQAVKRAVPTAKYGRGELFIVVARDGNVQRFKGRPAERSQAQRRREVEREFPQAHVLIGEVNDYFLPVLTVKPDLILLGYDQRLPPGVEERDLREAGIDVERAKPFKPRTYKSSLLRKVSSPPRGGRGSKTRKIRGKRARK; translated from the coding sequence ATGCGCGTCCTCGTCTTCGGCACCTTCGACGGCCTCCATCCGGGACACCGGTATTTCCTCTCCCAAGCCGTCAAACGCGCCGTACCCACGGCCAAGTACGGGCGGGGGGAGCTTTTCATTGTGGTGGCGCGGGACGGCAACGTGCAACGCTTCAAGGGGCGCCCTGCGGAGCGTTCCCAGGCGCAACGGCGGCGCGAGGTGGAGCGGGAGTTCCCGCAGGCGCACGTGCTCATTGGGGAGGTGAATGACTACTTCTTGCCCGTCCTCACCGTGAAGCCCGACCTTATCCTCCTGGGGTACGACCAGCGGCTTCCGCCCGGCGTGGAGGAGCGGGATCTGCGGGAGGCGGGGATTGACGTGGAGCGCGCGAAGCCGTTCAAGCCGCGGACGTACAAGAGCAGTTTGCTGCGCAAAGTCTCCTCTCCCCCGCGCGGCGGGAGAGGGAGCAAGACGCGGAAGATTCGGGGGAAGCGCGCCAGGAAATAA
- a CDS encoding ribonuclease J produces the protein MYPLGGFEQVGRNCFVIEVDGDIYLIDLGLQFPDEDMLGIDYLIPDISSLKGRENRIKGVLFTHGHLDHIGAVQHLLPALHYPPLYGTRLTMAFVKKRLDEEKMTSKARMNVVKFREKIRLGKVEVEFLRVTHSIPDAAAIAVHTPYGTIIHTGDFKFDLTPMNEPPADFPRLAEIGDKGVLAIIADSTNANKPGNSKSEREISETLHGLIRDAKGRLIISTFSSLINRMQQIIEHARSYNRKIFISGRSMETNLEIAQQLGYLRVPRGLIRKVNPAMDRLPDKEVLILTTGSQGEEMAGLARIGLGTHRHISVKKGDTVILSSNPIIGNERAVAKVVNNLHMQGAVVKTSQELAIHTTGHGYANDLLLMHRLVRARHVIPEHGEPHMRAAHADLVRQIGYPENQIHQLANGEIIEFDAKGDARKSKSKLTFHDVIIDGRGSAGEGQRVLDDRKVMSENGVIIILFRVYNESKRLVGDPDIVSRGLIYGSEQQEITRDLIQASRKAYEDELNRGEKDRKALKRAVTGALYRYFDRKLDREPMVIPLMVEV, from the coding sequence GTGTACCCCCTCGGGGGATTCGAGCAGGTGGGACGCAACTGCTTCGTCATAGAGGTGGATGGCGACATCTACCTCATCGACCTCGGCCTGCAGTTCCCCGACGAGGACATGTTGGGCATCGATTACCTGATCCCGGACATCTCTTCCCTCAAGGGAAGGGAGAACCGCATCAAGGGCGTGCTCTTCACCCACGGGCACCTGGACCACATCGGCGCGGTGCAGCACCTGCTCCCCGCTCTCCACTATCCGCCGCTCTACGGCACGCGCCTCACCATGGCGTTCGTGAAGAAGCGCCTGGACGAGGAGAAGATGACATCCAAGGCGCGTATGAACGTGGTGAAGTTCCGCGAGAAGATCCGCCTGGGCAAGGTGGAAGTGGAATTCCTCCGCGTGACGCACTCCATACCGGACGCGGCGGCCATCGCCGTCCACACCCCCTACGGCACCATCATCCACACGGGCGACTTCAAGTTCGACCTTACGCCCATGAATGAGCCTCCCGCCGACTTCCCGCGCCTCGCGGAGATCGGCGACAAGGGCGTTCTCGCCATCATCGCGGACTCCACCAACGCCAACAAGCCCGGCAACTCCAAGAGCGAACGCGAGATTTCGGAAACGCTCCACGGCCTCATCCGCGACGCCAAGGGGCGCCTGATCATCTCCACCTTCAGCTCGCTCATCAACCGCATGCAGCAGATCATCGAGCACGCGCGCAGCTACAACCGCAAGATTTTCATCTCCGGACGGAGCATGGAGACCAACCTGGAGATCGCCCAGCAACTGGGCTACCTCCGCGTCCCGCGGGGGCTCATCCGCAAGGTGAACCCCGCCATGGACAGGCTTCCCGATAAGGAAGTGTTGATCCTCACCACGGGAAGCCAGGGTGAAGAGATGGCGGGCCTCGCCCGCATCGGCCTGGGCACCCACCGCCACATCAGCGTGAAGAAGGGCGACACCGTCATCCTCAGCTCCAACCCCATCATCGGCAACGAGCGGGCCGTGGCCAAGGTGGTGAACAACCTGCACATGCAGGGCGCCGTGGTAAAGACCAGCCAGGAACTTGCAATCCACACCACGGGACACGGCTATGCCAACGACCTCCTGCTCATGCACCGCCTGGTGCGTGCGCGCCACGTGATTCCCGAACACGGCGAACCGCACATGCGCGCCGCGCATGCGGACCTGGTGCGGCAGATCGGCTACCCCGAGAACCAAATCCACCAGCTCGCCAACGGCGAGATCATCGAGTTCGACGCCAAGGGTGACGCGCGCAAGAGCAAGAGCAAGCTCACGTTCCACGACGTGATCATCGACGGGCGCGGCAGCGCGGGCGAAGGCCAGCGCGTGCTGGACGACCGCAAGGTGATGAGCGAGAACGGCGTGATCATCATCCTGTTCCGCGTCTACAACGAGAGTAAGCGGCTCGTGGGCGACCCGGACATCGTCTCTCGCGGGCTGATCTACGGCTCCGAGCAGCAGGAGATCACGCGCGATCTGATCCAAGCCTCCCGCAAGGCCTACGAGGATGAACTGAACCGCGGCGAGAAGGACCGCAAGGCCCTCAAGCGCGCGGTGACGGGTGCCCTCTACCGGTACTTTGACCGGAAGCTGGACAGAGAGCCGATGGTTATTCCTCTCATGGTTGAGGTCTGA